The sequence below is a genomic window from Vibrio mangrovi.
CTAGCCAAACTCGCCGGGAATTCAGTTCTGGCCGATTTTATCGAGCAGCTTTGTTACCGTTCCTCACTGGTTATTGCAGCATTCGGTTCCCGTAATAGCGTCAGTTGCGACTGTGGCGATCACACTGAGCTGATTTCTCTGCTGAACCAACAGGATGCCGACGCAGCACAACAATGGATGACGCGTCACCTCAATCACATCCGGGCTTCACTGAAACTAGAGCAGGAACAGAAGACAACCATTGATTTCCAGCAGATTTTTGCCGGAACAGAAAAGTAATCTGAATATATAAAGGAAATAACCCATGGAAGAACACAATCCCCGCGATTATATCGGCTACGGACGTGATCAGGTGCCGGATGCCCAATGGCCGGGACAGGCGCGTGTTGCGCTCCAGTTTGTATTGAATTATGAAGAAGGCGGTGAGAACTGTGTACTGCACGGTGATGATCATGCCGAGACTTTTCTGTCTGAAATTTTCGGAGCAGAACCTTATCCCGAACGCCATATGAGTATGGAATCTCTCTATGAATACGGATCGCGAGTCGGTGTCTGGCGGATTCTGAATGAATTCCGCAAACGTGACCTGCCTCTGACGATTTTCGGGATTGCCACAGCGCTGCAACGAAACCCCGAAGTAACCAAAGCCATTGTTGAAGCTGATCATGAGATCGTCTGCCACGGTTTGAAGTGGATCCATTACCAGAACATGCATATCGATCAGGAACGTCAGCATATGCGGGATGCGCTGGACATTATCGAGAACCTGACCGGTAAACGCCCAATCGGCTGGTACACCGGACGCGACTCTCCGAATACCCGTCAGTTGGTTGCCGAACAGGAAGGACTGCTCTACGACTCCGACTATTACGGTGACGATCTGCCTTTCTGGACCCGGGTTGAAGGACAGGAAGAACCACATCTGGTGATCCCTTATACACTGGATACCAATGACATGCGCTTCGCCTCCCCTTATGGTTTCAGCCACGGAGACGAATTCTTCCAGTATCTGAAAGATCACTTCGATTGTTTATATGAGGAAGGAAAAGAGAAGCCCAAGATGATGTCCATCGGAATGCATTGCCGGGTTCTCGGTAAACCCAGCCGTTTTATGGCGCTGAAGAAGTTTCTTGATTACGTCCAGTCACATGAAAAAGTCTGGATTGCCAAACGGGAAGACATCGCCAGACACTGGATAGAAAAGCATCCGCCGACAATTTGATTTTCGTTTACCTCTCCTTAACCCAAATCAATTTTATGATATCGATAATACCAGCGGCTTCGGGGCTTCATCCGTGAAGAAGTGGGCGCTGGTGTTACTCTGGTGACCGTTAAATTCGACCTTGGGGTGTTGTCTTCAACGGTCACCTTTACTATCCAGCCAGCCGCACCACTTACATATTGGTATATCAAAACTCCATCTAAAGCTGCTCTGACTTCTGGCCTTTAATTGCCCGACTCTCATCGAAATATTGAATTGTTTTACTTTAAAGTTTACAAAAGCCGTTTTATAACAGGACATTCAACGATTCAGGAGCAGAGAAGTGTTTAAAACAACATTGGATCAATGGTTTGTTTTTAAAACCATCGTCGAAGAGAATGGATTCAGTGCCGCCGCAGAAGCATTGAACAGGAGTCAGTCCACAATTAGCTATTCCATGTCTAAGCTTCAGTCTCAACTGAATGTTCAGCTCATTAATATAGAAGGAAAACGTTGCGAGCTGACTCCCGCTGGGCGTAACCTGCTGCAAAGCGTTTATCCGCTGCTGGAAGATTTCGAGTATCTCGAAAAAACCGCACACTTTCTCGCCAATGGTGTCGAAGCAAGAATACTACTGAGTATCGACAACATATTTCCTAAAGATATTCTTTTTGAAGCAATTCGCCTTTTTAGTGAGAAGTTCCCCCTGACCGAAGTTCATATTGACGAACACCTGCGCTTTTTACCCAGTGACGATAATGCTTTTGATCTGGCTATTACCATCTCAGAAGACGGTCTGGTTCCGGGAACAAAACTCATCGAAGTAAACCTGATTCCGGTTGCCCATAAAGATCATCCGATGTTTCAGGAAGGACATGACACCTATTCTTTTGAGCAACTGGCATCCCACAAGATGATTTTCTATCAGAAATCTTTTCAGTCAGAAATGGAAAACGCTCCAACCATTCCCGGGAAAATCTGGTCAGTACGTTCGGTGGATTCCGCAATTTCAGCATTGAAGGCCAATCTATGCTATGGATGGCTACCGGAACACGCTATCACCGACTATCTTGAAAGCGGCCTGTTCAGAAGAATCAAAATCACCGAACTCCCAAAATGTGAGATTCCTTTATACTTAGTTGAAAAAAGCAGAAAGGCGAAAGGACCAGCTACATCTTATCTGGCGGAAATGCTCAAGCAATGCTGTGAGCGACATAACAGACCGTAGTTCAAACCAATAACCGGCTTAACTTTTCGAACATCACAATATTGATCTATCGATGAATTAGATTATTTTTACCAAATATTTGTATTATTGAATCGTGAAACAGAGTGGTAATGTATGCCTATCTAAATCAAAGGAAGCCTCTATGAATTTATTAGAAAATAAGGCGAAAATCAGTACTGCATTAGCATTTATCGGAACTCTGGCACATGCCAGTATCGCATTAGCCGATAATGTTGATCGCTGTGCACAACTCAAAGATCTGTCTATTCAGAATGGTACGGTTACCGAAACTCAGTATGTCGGGAAAGGATTATCACAACAGGATCCGAACCGGATGTTTACCGGGGCAAGTTCGACCCAGTTCGAACTGCCGGCTCACTGTCTGGTCCGTGGTGAAATCGATAAGCGTACCGGAGCTGACGGTAAAGAATACAAAATACGTTTCGAAGTTCGCCTGCCTACACCTGAACACTGGCAGAATCGCTTTATTTTTCAGGGTGGTGGCGGAACAGATGGTTTTCTTGCCAATGCACTGGGCACCATTCCTATTCATGGCTCTACAGCGTTGCCGGCATTAGCACGTGGTTATGCCGTCACATCGATGAACGGTGGTCACGATGGCATGGATCCTACTTTCGGCCTTGACCAGAAAGCCCGTCTTGATTATGCCTATGCGGCAATCGGAAAAGTCACTCAGGCGGCGAAGAACATTGTCAAAGCCTATTACGATGCCCGCCCTCAACATTCCTATTTTATGGGATGTTCAAATGGCGGTCGTGAAGCCATGATCGCAGCACAGCGTTATCCAACAGAATTTGATGGTGTCATTGCATCAAATCCAGGATTCCACCTCAGTCGTGCGGCTGTTGCAGAAACATGGGATACACAAACACTTTATAGCATTGCTCCTGCGGATAATCAGGGTCGTAAGGTCTTAGCCAATGCCTTAACCAATAATGACCTGAAACTGCTCACCGATGCAGTACTGGAAAAATGTGATGTAAGAGATGGTCTGAAAGATGGCATTGTTAACGACTATATCGGCTGTGATTTCGACCCAAGTGACATTCAGTGTAAAAACGGCGATAGCTCTGCCTGTTTGTCTTCCGAAAAAGTTACAGCAATTAAAGCGGTATTCGGTGGGCCGAAAGACAGCCAGGGTAAACCACTCTACAACAGCTGGCCATATGATACCGGTGTCTCGGCTCCGGGCTGGAGAATGTGGAAATTAGGTTTTTCTCAGGATGCAACCAAACCAGATGCATTTAACACCGTTCTGGGTGCCGGCTCTCTGCTGTTTTACTTTATGACACCGCCACAACCGGGCTTCAACCCGATGATGTTCGATTTTGATAAAGATGTTGATCAAGTCAGAGAAACAGGTTCACTGAATGATGCCACCATGACAATGATGAACAGCTATGTTTCCCGTGGCGGAAAAATGCTTATCATCCAGGGTGTTTCCGATCCGGTATTTTCTGCCGATGACATTCGTGACTGGTATCTGAAAACCGAACAGAATACCTCACACGGTGACAATACTGCGATGCGTAACTGGAACCGGTTGTTTATGATTCCGGGCATGAACCACTGTGGTGATGGGCCAGCGCTGGATGATGTTGATCCATTGACGGCAATGGAAAAATGGGTAGAAAAAAATCAGGCTCCTGAGTTTCTGGCAGCAAAAGGCAAAGCCTTCCCAGATAAACATCAACCGATCTGTGTTTATCCTAAGATTGCAAAATATCAGGGAAATGGCGATATCAATTCCATCGATTCATATAAATGTGAATAAGTTTTCCCCCTGGAGTACGCGTGACTCCATTATCCCGGTACCGGATTAGTGCCGGGATATTTTTTATGAATGACCTAACTGATATTGATACCAAAAGTATTGATACAAAAAGTTCTTTCTCCGGATCACTCGGAAATC
It includes:
- a CDS encoding LysR family transcriptional regulator; amino-acid sequence: MFKTTLDQWFVFKTIVEENGFSAAAEALNRSQSTISYSMSKLQSQLNVQLINIEGKRCELTPAGRNLLQSVYPLLEDFEYLEKTAHFLANGVEARILLSIDNIFPKDILFEAIRLFSEKFPLTEVHIDEHLRFLPSDDNAFDLAITISEDGLVPGTKLIEVNLIPVAHKDHPMFQEGHDTYSFEQLASHKMIFYQKSFQSEMENAPTIPGKIWSVRSVDSAISALKANLCYGWLPEHAITDYLESGLFRRIKITELPKCEIPLYLVEKSRKAKGPATSYLAEMLKQCCERHNRP
- the puuE gene encoding allantoinase PuuE, coding for MEEHNPRDYIGYGRDQVPDAQWPGQARVALQFVLNYEEGGENCVLHGDDHAETFLSEIFGAEPYPERHMSMESLYEYGSRVGVWRILNEFRKRDLPLTIFGIATALQRNPEVTKAIVEADHEIVCHGLKWIHYQNMHIDQERQHMRDALDIIENLTGKRPIGWYTGRDSPNTRQLVAEQEGLLYDSDYYGDDLPFWTRVEGQEEPHLVIPYTLDTNDMRFASPYGFSHGDEFFQYLKDHFDCLYEEGKEKPKMMSIGMHCRVLGKPSRFMALKKFLDYVQSHEKVWIAKREDIARHWIEKHPPTI
- a CDS encoding tannase/feruloyl esterase family alpha/beta hydrolase; translation: MNLLENKAKISTALAFIGTLAHASIALADNVDRCAQLKDLSIQNGTVTETQYVGKGLSQQDPNRMFTGASSTQFELPAHCLVRGEIDKRTGADGKEYKIRFEVRLPTPEHWQNRFIFQGGGGTDGFLANALGTIPIHGSTALPALARGYAVTSMNGGHDGMDPTFGLDQKARLDYAYAAIGKVTQAAKNIVKAYYDARPQHSYFMGCSNGGREAMIAAQRYPTEFDGVIASNPGFHLSRAAVAETWDTQTLYSIAPADNQGRKVLANALTNNDLKLLTDAVLEKCDVRDGLKDGIVNDYIGCDFDPSDIQCKNGDSSACLSSEKVTAIKAVFGGPKDSQGKPLYNSWPYDTGVSAPGWRMWKLGFSQDATKPDAFNTVLGAGSLLFYFMTPPQPGFNPMMFDFDKDVDQVRETGSLNDATMTMMNSYVSRGGKMLIIQGVSDPVFSADDIRDWYLKTEQNTSHGDNTAMRNWNRLFMIPGMNHCGDGPALDDVDPLTAMEKWVEKNQAPEFLAAKGKAFPDKHQPICVYPKIAKYQGNGDINSIDSYKCE